The Epilithonimonas zeae genome contains a region encoding:
- a CDS encoding BT_3928 family protein, which produces MKAVLRYIVALIFIASGFVKAVDLKGFSFKLEEYFSPIVFNLPFLEKYALAFSIIVVVLELVLGFMLLMKIKLKETLYALIALCVFFGFLTFYSAYYNVVTDCGCFGDALKFTPWQSFWKDITLLILLIILAFLYRKREEDEKVRFGKLPLLGVFILVMIFVMYRGIAHEPMIDFRAYSIGTDLAAEKQKIAQNPSEYKTFYSLKNSKTNEVKKVDQDEYINKEYWKDTNWQIEDGKTTSEISKKGYESEISKFKVEDANGNPITDEILKEPRVVLVFTYKPKEADLELVKKTETKALTEKAKVYGISTQPNFYKQIPNYLMDEIVIKTIARSNPFVLILEKGKVVEKLGAKDYLNQD; this is translated from the coding sequence ATGAAAGCAGTTCTACGCTACATTGTTGCACTTATATTCATCGCTTCCGGATTTGTAAAAGCAGTTGACTTAAAAGGATTCTCTTTCAAGTTAGAAGAGTATTTCTCTCCAATTGTTTTCAATTTACCGTTTTTGGAAAAATATGCTTTGGCATTTTCAATCATTGTTGTTGTTCTGGAGTTGGTTTTAGGATTTATGTTATTGATGAAAATCAAGCTTAAAGAAACGCTTTATGCATTGATTGCACTTTGTGTTTTCTTCGGTTTTCTGACGTTTTATTCCGCTTATTATAATGTTGTAACAGATTGTGGATGTTTCGGAGATGCCCTGAAATTCACGCCTTGGCAATCGTTCTGGAAAGATATTACGCTTTTGATTTTATTAATCATATTGGCTTTTCTTTATAGAAAAAGAGAAGAAGATGAAAAGGTAAGATTTGGAAAATTACCATTGTTAGGAGTATTTATTTTAGTAATGATTTTTGTTATGTACAGAGGAATTGCTCACGAGCCGATGATAGATTTCAGAGCTTATTCTATCGGAACAGATTTAGCGGCTGAGAAACAAAAAATCGCACAGAATCCTTCTGAATACAAGACTTTTTATTCACTTAAAAATTCTAAAACCAATGAGGTTAAAAAAGTGGATCAGGACGAATACATCAACAAAGAATATTGGAAAGACACCAACTGGCAAATCGAAGACGGTAAAACAACTTCTGAAATCTCGAAAAAAGGCTATGAGTCTGAAATCTCGAAATTCAAAGTAGAAGATGCTAATGGAAATCCTATTACAGACGAAATTCTGAAAGAACCAAGAGTTGTTTTAGTGTTCACTTATAAGCCAAAAGAGGCGGATTTAGAGTTAGTTAAAAAAACAGAAACTAAAGCTTTGACTGAAAAAGCAAAGGTTTACGGAATCAGCACACAACCTAATTTCTATAAACAAATCCCAAATTATCTAATGGACGAAATCGTAATCAAAACCATCGCAAGAAGCAATCCTTTTGTATTGATTTTGGAAAAAGGAAAAGTAGTTGAGAAATTGGGAGCAAAAGATTATTTAAATCAAGATTAA
- a CDS encoding DUF1599 domain-containing protein, whose protein sequence is MHNTSAQFDDVIKTCRDLFQKKMKDYGTAWRVLRPSSITDQIYIKVNRIRTLQMTDVKMVDESEEDEFIAIINYSIIGLIQLEKGFSDELNANPEDIINLYDSYAQKAKELMERKNHDYGEAWRDMRISSITDLIYQKVLRTKQIEDNQGKTLVSEGLDANYFDMLNYAVFCLIKFKN, encoded by the coding sequence ATGCACAATACATCCGCCCAGTTTGACGACGTTATCAAGACTTGCAGAGACCTTTTTCAAAAGAAAATGAAAGATTATGGAACAGCTTGGCGCGTTCTTCGTCCAAGTTCTATCACGGACCAAATCTATATCAAGGTGAATAGAATCAGAACGTTACAAATGACGGATGTGAAAATGGTTGATGAAAGTGAGGAAGATGAATTCATTGCGATTATCAATTATTCTATTATTGGGTTGATTCAGCTGGAGAAGGGTTTTTCTGATGAACTAAATGCTAATCCTGAAGACATTATTAATCTCTACGATTCTTATGCTCAGAAAGCAAAAGAACTGATGGAACGAAAAAATCACGATTATGGCGAAGCTTGGAGAGATATGAGAATCTCGTCCATTACAGATTTGATTTATCAAAAGGTTTTGAGAACCAAGCAAATAGAAGATAATCAAGGGAAAACTTTGGTTTCGGAAGGTTTGGATGCCAACTATTTTGATATGTTGAATTATGCTGTTTTTTGTCTGATTAAATTTAAAAATTAA
- the mce gene encoding methylmalonyl-CoA epimerase, with the protein MKIEHLGIAVKSLSDSDNLFTRLLGKPNYKQESVEREGVTTSFYELGESKIELLEATNPESPIAKFLDKKGEGIHHIAFGVENIQTEIERLKKEGFIFISEEPKEGADNKLVVFLHPKSTNGVLVELCQEKP; encoded by the coding sequence ATGAAAATAGAACATCTCGGTATCGCAGTCAAATCTCTATCAGATTCTGATAATCTGTTTACCCGACTTTTAGGAAAACCAAATTACAAACAGGAATCGGTAGAAAGAGAAGGTGTGACAACATCATTCTACGAACTTGGAGAAAGCAAAATCGAACTTTTGGAAGCTACAAACCCCGAAAGTCCAATTGCAAAATTCCTCGATAAAAAAGGAGAAGGAATCCATCACATTGCCTTTGGAGTAGAAAATATCCAAACTGAAATCGAAAGATTAAAAAAAGAAGGATTTATTTTCATATCAGAAGAACCGAAAGAAGGTGCTGATAACAAATTAGTTGTCTTTCTGCACCCCAAATCAACTAATGGAGTATTGGTAGAATTGTGTCAAGAAAAACCATAA
- a CDS encoding tellurite resistance TerB family protein: protein MRKSNKPIAGYHLLMILSAVDGIIKPEEGLKVQEYMAEEFPFRLNLDDELEIIAQLTSDQWKDHFEFHAKCFEDDSTEQERKDFIQFAKSLIKADNEVSDEEHQFYTLLKNIWNLN from the coding sequence ATGAGAAAATCAAATAAACCTATCGCCGGCTATCATTTGCTAATGATTTTGTCCGCTGTGGACGGTATTATCAAACCGGAAGAAGGTCTTAAAGTTCAGGAATATATGGCGGAAGAATTTCCGTTCCGTCTCAATCTGGATGATGAATTGGAAATCATTGCACAACTCACTTCAGACCAGTGGAAAGACCATTTTGAATTCCATGCAAAATGTTTTGAAGACGATTCTACAGAACAGGAAAGAAAAGACTTTATCCAGTTTGCAAAATCATTGATTAAAGCTGACAATGAAGTAAGTGATGAGGAGCATCAATTTTACACTTTGTTAAAAAATATTTGGAACTTAAATTAA
- a CDS encoding thioredoxin family protein: MRKSVKSLLFVGGLLLFSLSNAQTKESPLTQEQIDAKKKAAAEEKAKLPKPYHPEANAEADIQNAVKLAKKEHKNVIIQAGGNWCIWCLRFNNYVQQTPELKQIVDDNYVYYHLNWSPENKNEKIFSKYDNPGTKYGYPVFMVLDENGKLIHTQDSSVLEEGSGYSLEKVKEFFNSWRSKKS; the protein is encoded by the coding sequence ATGAGAAAATCTGTTAAGAGTTTGTTGTTTGTTGGAGGTTTACTTTTATTTTCTCTTTCCAATGCGCAAACAAAAGAATCTCCTTTAACTCAGGAGCAAATAGATGCTAAAAAGAAAGCTGCGGCTGAAGAAAAAGCAAAACTACCTAAACCATATCATCCCGAAGCTAATGCTGAAGCAGACATCCAGAATGCTGTGAAATTAGCTAAAAAAGAACATAAGAATGTCATTATACAAGCAGGAGGTAACTGGTGTATTTGGTGTTTAAGATTCAATAATTATGTACAGCAAACACCGGAATTAAAACAAATTGTTGATGATAATTATGTGTATTATCATTTGAACTGGTCACCTGAAAATAAAAATGAAAAAATATTTTCCAAGTATGATAATCCTGGAACAAAATATGGTTATCCTGTTTTTATGGTCTTAGATGAAAATGGTAAACTGATTCATACTCAAGATAGTTCGGTTTTAGAAGAGGGAAGTGGTTATAGTCTTGAGAAGGTAAAAGAATTTTTTAATAGCTGGAGATCTAAAAAATCATAG
- a CDS encoding GEVED domain-containing protein — MKKTLLNLVLLSIPFFGFAQSNVLLNENFQTGTLPTTWTVQQSNPTETWHVEDPLAGTDYKATVNYDESTAAQNEWLITPSLDFSESTTYTLTANIGLSYYWAVDPENNYDAFIKVSTDNGANWTQVWSENDLGTFTNWVMNPVTVNLSSYAGNANVKIAFQYVGADGAALYVDNIKVQKPAASAPNCAMPTLPANAAANVSYASLALSWTPPSSGSSVDSYDVYLDKNTNPTTLLTNVTGTTYTATNLDPSSTYYWRVIPKNTAGSASGCVVYSFTTMAPTYCTAGATSTSFEKISNVTFATINNNSTATAGYEDFTSVTGNVEAGSTYTFTASFTGTSYDEDQVTVWIDLNNDKDFNDVGEQVLVTPIKKSPWTGSITIPASATIGTTRMRVRLNDTSSSSSNTTPCGTATFGQVEDYTLNIGQLAVNDVSKNGIKAYPNPVKDIFTIEAQGKIKSVKVFDVTGKQLLTKDLNEATSKIDFTKFNSGVYVVTTTMEDGSTSSTKVIKK; from the coding sequence ATGAAAAAAACTTTACTTAATTTGGTTTTGCTATCAATTCCTTTCTTTGGTTTTGCACAAAGCAATGTATTATTGAATGAAAACTTCCAAACGGGTACGCTTCCCACAACTTGGACAGTACAACAATCTAATCCTACCGAGACTTGGCACGTTGAGGATCCTCTTGCAGGTACAGATTATAAAGCAACGGTAAATTATGATGAATCAACGGCAGCTCAAAACGAATGGCTCATTACACCTAGTTTAGATTTTAGTGAAAGCACCACCTATACTTTGACTGCTAACATTGGATTAAGCTATTATTGGGCTGTGGATCCTGAAAACAACTATGATGCATTCATCAAGGTTTCTACAGACAATGGGGCAAATTGGACTCAGGTTTGGTCAGAAAATGATCTAGGAACTTTTACAAACTGGGTTATGAATCCAGTAACAGTTAATTTATCTTCTTATGCTGGAAATGCCAATGTAAAAATTGCTTTTCAATATGTTGGAGCAGATGGAGCTGCTTTATATGTTGATAATATAAAAGTGCAAAAACCAGCTGCTTCGGCTCCTAATTGTGCAATGCCAACACTCCCGGCAAATGCAGCAGCAAATGTATCATATGCATCATTAGCATTATCTTGGACACCTCCTTCTTCCGGTAGTTCAGTTGACTCATATGATGTATATCTTGATAAAAATACTAACCCAACAACTTTACTTACTAATGTTACAGGAACAACTTATACAGCAACTAATCTAGACCCATCCTCAACATACTATTGGAGAGTAATACCTAAAAATACAGCTGGTTCAGCTTCCGGTTGTGTTGTGTATTCTTTTACAACAATGGCGCCAACCTATTGTACCGCTGGTGCAACATCTACAAGTTTTGAGAAGATAAGCAATGTGACTTTTGCTACTATTAACAATAATTCAACAGCTACTGCAGGTTATGAGGATTTTACCTCAGTTACAGGTAATGTAGAGGCAGGATCAACTTACACTTTTACAGCATCATTCACTGGAACTTCTTATGACGAAGATCAAGTAACTGTTTGGATAGATTTGAATAATGATAAGGACTTCAATGATGTTGGAGAACAAGTTTTAGTAACTCCAATAAAAAAATCTCCTTGGACAGGTTCTATCACTATTCCCGCAAGTGCTACTATTGGCACAACTCGTATGAGAGTTAGATTGAACGATACAAGTTCTTCTAGTTCTAATACTACTCCTTGTGGAACTGCAACATTTGGACAGGTAGAAGATTATACTTTAAATATTGGACAGTTAGCTGTTAATGACGTTTCTAAAAACGGTATCAAAGCTTATCCAAACCCAGTAAAAGATATCTTCACTATTGAGGCTCAAGGAAAAATCAAATCTGTTAAAGTATTTGATGTAACTGGTAAGCAATTATTAACTAAAGATTTAAATGAAGCGACATCTAAAATTGATTTCACTAAATTTAATTCTGGAGTTTATGTTGTAACTACTACGATGGAAGATGGCTCTACTTCTTCTACAAAAGTGATCAAGAAATAA
- the folP gene encoding dihydropteroate synthase, with protein sequence MEFSVTNSNQSRFFSINCNGRLIDLSKPKLMGILNLTPDSFSDGGKFNNEKSALQHAEKLLKNGATIIDVGAQSTRPNAEFLNADEEIRRIGNVISLIKKEFPESLISLDTFYSDVVKFGYDEGIDIVNDISAGQFDSELLDTVAKTGLPYILMHINPTYGSMHDKIKFDDIIISINRFFSEKVNLLRQKGIKDIILDAGFGFGKTVEDQYQMINEFDYIGFGKLPILAGISKKSFIYKPLGKQPNEVEKETLDLHHKLLEKEANIIRLHNPESLIN encoded by the coding sequence ATGGAATTTTCTGTTACCAATTCTAATCAATCAAGATTTTTCTCAATCAATTGCAATGGCAGATTGATTGATTTGTCAAAACCCAAACTAATGGGAATCTTGAATCTAACGCCTGATTCTTTTTCTGATGGCGGGAAATTTAACAATGAAAAATCAGCTTTGCAACACGCTGAAAAATTATTGAAAAATGGAGCGACAATTATTGACGTTGGTGCACAGTCAACCCGTCCAAATGCGGAATTTTTGAATGCAGACGAAGAAATCAGAAGAATCGGAAATGTGATTTCATTAATCAAAAAAGAATTTCCGGAAAGTTTGATTTCGCTGGATACATTTTATTCTGATGTTGTAAAGTTTGGTTATGATGAAGGAATTGATATTGTAAATGATATTTCTGCAGGACAGTTTGATTCTGAGCTTTTGGATACAGTTGCAAAAACCGGTTTACCTTATATATTGATGCATATTAATCCGACTTATGGTTCGATGCACGATAAAATTAAATTCGATGATATCATAATCTCAATCAATCGATTTTTTTCAGAAAAAGTAAATCTTTTAAGACAAAAAGGAATTAAAGATATTATTCTCGACGCTGGATTCGGCTTCGGTAAAACAGTTGAAGACCAATATCAAATGATTAATGAATTTGACTATATTGGATTTGGAAAATTACCGATTCTAGCTGGGATTTCAAAAAAATCATTCATCTACAAACCACTTGGAAAACAACCGAACGAAGTTGAAAAGGAAACATTAGATTTACATCACAAGTTATTAGAAAAGGAAGCAAATATCATTAGGCTTCATAATCCGGAAAGTTTAATTAACTGA
- the tpiA gene encoding triose-phosphate isomerase: protein MRKNIVAGNWKMNKTYAEAQELMAQLLEYKKNNTTNCEVYIAPPALYLTAAKEVFKNGEVGVFSQDVSEYASGAYTGEISVDMLASVDADGSLVSHSERRTFHGETDSHANRKIKALLDKGLTPIYCNGEKLEERKAGRHFEVVKNQTETALFTLSAEEIKKVVIAYEPVWAIGTGETATAEQAQEVHAYIRSLIADKYGKEVADEVSILYGGSVKPDNAKEIFSQPDVDGGLIGGAALKIEDFSKIIEGFNF from the coding sequence ATGAGAAAGAACATTGTTGCAGGAAACTGGAAAATGAACAAAACGTATGCTGAAGCACAGGAATTGATGGCTCAGCTTTTAGAATACAAAAAAAATAACACTACAAACTGCGAAGTTTATATCGCTCCGCCAGCGTTGTATCTTACAGCGGCGAAGGAAGTTTTCAAAAATGGGGAAGTAGGCGTTTTCTCTCAAGACGTTTCTGAGTATGCAAGTGGCGCTTACACAGGCGAAATTTCTGTTGATATGCTGGCTTCTGTTGATGCAGATGGAAGTTTGGTTTCGCATTCGGAAAGAAGAACTTTCCACGGAGAAACCGACAGCCACGCCAATAGAAAAATAAAAGCACTTTTGGACAAAGGTTTGACGCCAATCTATTGCAATGGCGAAAAATTAGAAGAAAGAAAAGCAGGAAGACATTTCGAAGTTGTAAAAAACCAAACAGAAACTGCTCTTTTCACACTTTCCGCTGAGGAAATCAAAAAAGTAGTCATTGCTTACGAACCAGTTTGGGCTATCGGAACCGGCGAAACAGCGACTGCAGAGCAGGCTCAGGAAGTTCACGCTTACATCAGAAGTCTGATTGCTGACAAATACGGAAAAGAAGTTGCTGACGAAGTTTCTATCCTTTACGGAGGAAGTGTAAAGCCGGACAACGCTAAAGAAATCTTCTCTCAGCCAGATGTTGATGGCGGTTTGATTGGTGGTGCAGCACTTAAAATCGAAGATTTTTCCAAGATTATCGAAGGATTCAATTTTTAA
- a CDS encoding DUF2891 domain-containing protein, whose protein sequence is MRFVISFFIVSSVFINAQQKLELTTEMANRLASMPLKCINQEYPNKTAHVINAEKDAMLTPKELHPSFYGCFDWHSSVHGHWMLLRLLRTVQDLENRDKIISILDESFSPEKIKEEASYFTKYQVAQNFERTYGWAWILKLDEELARWNHPKAKVWHQNLKPLTGEILRLWKAYLPKQTYPNRTGVHPNTAFAMSFAIDWAGEVGDQSFEKELSEKAKIFYLNNTKTPAYLEPDGSDFFSPSLEIAELMSRILPQKEFEKWLNQFYEKRSLENIEQIPIISDVNDYQTVHLVGLSFSKAWAMKKIINALPEKNSIRKQFEVTREKFIENSLPIIFQGNYGGDHWLASFAVYALTN, encoded by the coding sequence ATGCGATTTGTCATTTCTTTTTTTATAGTATCCTCTGTTTTTATCAATGCTCAACAGAAATTGGAACTGACAACAGAAATGGCCAATAGGCTTGCTTCGATGCCTTTGAAATGTATCAATCAAGAGTATCCCAATAAAACGGCACACGTCATCAATGCTGAAAAAGACGCTATGCTTACTCCAAAAGAATTGCATCCAAGTTTTTATGGTTGTTTTGATTGGCACAGTTCTGTGCACGGACATTGGATGTTGTTGAGATTATTGAGAACTGTTCAGGATTTAGAAAATAGAGATAAAATTATTTCTATTCTGGATGAATCTTTTTCACCTGAAAAAATCAAAGAAGAAGCGTCTTATTTTACCAAATATCAAGTGGCGCAAAATTTTGAAAGAACTTACGGTTGGGCTTGGATTTTGAAATTGGACGAAGAATTAGCAAGATGGAATCATCCAAAAGCCAAAGTCTGGCATCAAAATTTAAAACCTTTGACAGGTGAAATTCTAAGGCTTTGGAAAGCCTATTTACCCAAACAAACCTATCCCAACAGAACAGGCGTTCATCCGAATACCGCATTTGCAATGAGTTTCGCTATCGATTGGGCAGGAGAAGTTGGAGATCAATCATTCGAGAAAGAGTTATCTGAAAAAGCTAAAATTTTCTATTTAAATAATACTAAAACTCCAGCTTACCTGGAACCTGATGGAAGTGATTTCTTTTCACCAAGTCTGGAAATTGCAGAGTTGATGAGCAGAATTCTACCTCAGAAAGAATTTGAAAAATGGCTTAATCAATTTTACGAAAAAAGAAGTTTGGAAAATATTGAGCAAATTCCTATTATAAGTGATGTTAATGACTATCAAACAGTTCATCTTGTGGGACTATCATTTTCGAAAGCTTGGGCAATGAAAAAAATTATCAATGCTTTACCGGAAAAGAATTCCATCAGAAAGCAATTTGAAGTGACTCGGGAAAAATTTATTGAAAACTCATTACCAATTATTTTTCAAGGCAATTATGGTGGTGATCATTGGTTGGCGAGCTTTGCTGTCTATGCTTTGACTAATTAA
- the rpsR gene encoding 30S ribosomal protein S18 yields the protein MAIDDMAKQASAGGESEVKFLTPLDINTKSEKKYCRFKKFGIKHVDYKDADFLLQFVNEQGKILPRRYTGTSLKYQRKVSAAIKRARHLALMPYVADLLK from the coding sequence ATGGCAATAGACGATATGGCAAAACAAGCCTCTGCTGGAGGTGAATCAGAAGTGAAGTTTCTTACTCCACTTGATATCAATACAAAATCTGAAAAGAAATATTGTAGATTCAAAAAATTTGGAATTAAGCACGTAGATTATAAAGATGCAGATTTCCTTTTACAATTCGTAAACGAGCAAGGTAAAATTTTACCTAGAAGATACACAGGAACTTCTCTTAAATATCAAAGAAAAGTATCTGCGGCTATCAAAAGAGCAAGACATTTAGCTCTTATGCCTTACGTAGCGGATCTTTTGAAATAA
- the rpsF gene encoding 30S ribosomal protein S6, with translation MNNYETVFILTPVLSDGQVEEAVKKFEDLLTSNNCEIVAKENWGLKKLAYPIQLKKNGFYTLIEFKGEGTVVADLETAYKRDERVIRYLTTKLDKHAIEYAVTRRSKVKSAKA, from the coding sequence ATGAACAATTACGAAACTGTTTTCATTTTAACTCCCGTTCTATCTGATGGTCAGGTGGAGGAAGCAGTGAAAAAATTTGAAGATCTATTGACTTCAAACAATTGCGAAATCGTTGCCAAAGAAAATTGGGGACTTAAGAAATTGGCTTATCCAATCCAATTGAAAAAGAATGGGTTTTATACTCTAATCGAATTCAAAGGGGAAGGAACTGTAGTTGCTGATCTAGAAACTGCTTACAAGCGTGATGAGAGAGTTATCCGTTATTTAACGACTAAACTTGACAAGCACGCTATAGAATATGCAGTAACAAGAAGAAGCAAAGTAAAATCTGCTAAAGCTTAA
- a CDS encoding lysophospholipid acyltransferase family protein, which yields MNQFLFSILLLISRLPLRILYFFSDIMFFLNYYIIGYRKAVVLENLRNSFPEKTEKEIKEISKKFFSNFCDYLAEMLKAFTISHTESRVRMQHLNQDLFHEAKAEGKNVILLSGHVFNWEWFNALATLVPQKNCHPVYRKMSSSFWEEKIKMIRNRFNNKSLEANEVIKHIFRTPNNGESIYMFVADQTPHVLHVNYGLKFLNQKTPAFIGYDKLSTRMDMAFIYCEMKKVKRGFYQVNYHRIYPDGEKFVEHEVVKKFHGLLENTIRKRPDNWLWSHRRWKYKDAIKNYQE from the coding sequence TTGAATCAATTTTTATTCAGCATATTATTACTAATTTCCAGATTACCACTCAGAATATTATATTTCTTTTCAGATATAATGTTCTTTCTCAATTATTATATCATAGGCTATAGAAAAGCAGTTGTTTTAGAAAATTTACGAAACTCTTTTCCCGAAAAGACGGAGAAAGAGATAAAAGAAATTTCTAAAAAATTCTTTTCTAATTTTTGCGATTATCTTGCAGAAATGCTAAAGGCTTTCACAATTAGTCATACAGAGTCACGTGTTAGAATGCAGCACTTGAATCAAGATCTTTTCCATGAAGCGAAAGCCGAAGGTAAAAACGTCATCCTTCTTTCTGGTCACGTTTTCAACTGGGAATGGTTTAATGCGCTGGCAACACTTGTTCCTCAAAAAAATTGCCATCCAGTTTACAGAAAAATGAGCAGCAGTTTTTGGGAAGAGAAAATTAAAATGATTAGAAATCGATTTAATAATAAATCTTTAGAAGCCAACGAAGTTATTAAGCATATTTTCCGAACACCCAATAATGGAGAATCAATCTATATGTTTGTTGCCGATCAGACGCCGCACGTTTTGCACGTGAATTACGGATTGAAATTTTTGAATCAAAAAACACCGGCTTTTATCGGTTATGATAAACTATCTACAAGGATGGATATGGCTTTCATCTATTGTGAGATGAAGAAAGTAAAACGTGGATTTTATCAGGTTAATTACCATAGAATTTATCCTGATGGCGAAAAATTTGTGGAACACGAGGTGGTGAAAAAATTCCACGGCTTGTTGGAGAATACGATTCGAAAAAGACCGGATAATTGGCTTTGGTCACACAGAAGATGGAAATATAAAGATGCTATAAAAAACTACCAAGAATAA
- the rplI gene encoding 50S ribosomal protein L9, with product MEIILKQDVENLGLEFDTVNVKPGYARNFLLPQGFALLATPKNKAALEATLEARKEEEAKLIATANAVVDQLKKTSVTIPAKVGAGDKLFGSINNADLAAALEKAGVSVDKKYIKIPGNTIKRTGKFSAVVRLHRNVEYNYEFDIVSDAPVEAPKPKAAPAKVEETPAEEA from the coding sequence ATGGAAATTATCCTAAAACAAGACGTAGAGAACTTAGGACTTGAGTTCGATACAGTAAATGTAAAACCAGGTTACGCTCGTAACTTTTTATTACCTCAAGGTTTTGCTCTTTTGGCAACTCCTAAAAACAAAGCGGCTTTAGAAGCTACTTTGGAAGCTAGAAAAGAAGAAGAAGCTAAATTGATTGCTACTGCTAACGCTGTTGTAGACCAATTGAAGAAAACTTCTGTTACTATTCCTGCAAAAGTAGGTGCTGGTGATAAATTATTTGGTTCTATCAACAATGCTGATCTTGCTGCTGCACTAGAAAAAGCAGGTGTAAGCGTTGATAAAAAATACATCAAAATCCCTGGAAATACAATTAAGAGAACAGGTAAATTCTCTGCAGTTGTAAGACTTCACAGAAATGTAGAATACAACTACGAGTTCGATATCGTTTCTGACGCTCCAGTAGAAGCTCCAAAACCAAAGGCTGCTCCTGCTAAAGTAGAAGAAACTCCTGCTGAGGAAGCTTAA